From the Astatotilapia calliptera chromosome 6, fAstCal1.2, whole genome shotgun sequence genome, one window contains:
- the sfrp2 gene encoding secreted frizzled-related protein 2, with protein MRALTPTVAVLWVITMPCLQAIHGLYNFGQHELFYKKNNCKAIPANLLLCHDIEYTEMRLPNLLGHETMNEVLQQASSWIPLVQKQCHPDTRKFLCSLFAPVCLDDLDEPIQPCRSLCENVKRGCAPVMSAFGFPWPRMLDCERFPLDNDLCIPPASIDSFAPATKEAPRVCDACKETDENDNEIVENLCKNDFALKIKVKEIAYINGDTKIVPDTKSKAIYMVNGVTERDLRKTALWLKDGLQCICEEMDDINAAYLVMGQKMDGHLVITSLKRWQKGQREFKRISRSVRKLQC; from the exons ATGAGAGCTTTGACTCCGACCGTGGCGGTGCTGTGGGTGATAACAATGCCCTGCCTGCAAGCAATCCACGGACTGTATAACTTCGGCCAGCATGAACTATTCTACAAGAAGAACAACTGCAAGGCAATCCCTGCAAATCTCCTGCTTTGCCACGATATAGAGTACACGGAGATGCGCCTCCCGAACCTGCTCGGACACGAAACCATGAACGAAGTACTGCAGCAAGCGTCGTCTTGGATCCCGCTGGTCCAGAAACAGTGTCACCCGGACACGAGAAAGTTCCTCTGCTCTCTTTTCGCTCCGGTCTGTCTGGACGATTTGGACGAGCCCATACAGCCGTGCAGGTCTCTCTGTGAAAACGTCAAGCGCGGCTGCGCGCCCGTGATGTCCGCCTTTGGCTTTCCGTGGCCAAGGATGCTGGACTGCGAGCGCTTCCCACTCGACAATGACCTGTGCATACCGCCTGCAAGCATCGACAGCTTTGCGCCAGCCACCAAAGAGG CGCCCAGGGTGTGCGATGCTTGCAAGGAAACTGATGAAAATGACAACGAAATTGTTGAGAACCTCTGCAAAAATGACTTTG CtctgaaaatcaaagtgaaggAGATCGCCTACATCAACGGCGACACCAAAATAGTGCCGGACACGAAGAGCAAGGCAATCTACATGGTGAACGGCGTGACGGAGCGAGACCTCAGGAAGACGGCGCTGTGGCTGAAGGACGGGCTGCAGTGTATCTGCGAGGAGATGGACGACATCAACGCCGCATACCTCGTCATGGGCCAGAAGATGGATGGCCATCTGGTCATCACCTCTCTGAAGCGCTGGCAGAAGGGACAGCGCGAGTTTAAAAGGATTTCACGCAGCGTCCGCAAGTTACAGTGCtag